In Setaria viridis chromosome 5, Setaria_viridis_v4.0, whole genome shotgun sequence, the genomic stretch TACCCTCAGTGGTACAAATCATCGACACGTACAATACGTGCCGCACTCTGAAGTACGTTTGGCATGCTCAGTctttcggaggtgctcataAAGGTAGGGTTGCTTACGTGTGTTCGTAGGAGCGAGTGTGGGTGCGTGTGTATATGAGTGTCTGCATCTCTATCGTTAAAAAATGTGGGCATGACAATTTTTCTGCCACAATTTCGAATAGTATTGGATTGGATGTCAAGATGTGATAGCTAAAAAAATTTTAACTTTCAACTAAACAATGCCAAAGTTTATAACTGAAGTGGGCAAATTTTGGAGCCCAACCAAACACTCGTAGCCTGCCGGTCGCGCTGGCCAGCAAACTTGCCGTGTGCCAGGCCCACCTGGACCGTAACGCGCGCGAACCCCCGACCGAGCCCAGCCAGCTGCCAGCCCGGCAGCCCGCGCTTGCTGGGCTTGGCTCGCCGACGTCCGGTCCCACACGTCAGCGGCCAACCCGTCGTAACTGGATCCTCACAcagtccatcttcttccccaaGCCCGGCCGCTCGCGCGCGATCCGGCCGCGctcccgcctcgcctcgccggcggcgaccaaCCCCCCACCCGCTTATACCGGCGATGTCCTCCTCCGTCTCCGTCGCGGCGGAGTGGGACCTCCTCTCCGACCGCTTCTACCGCCGCCTCACGCTCTACTCCCCTCTCCCCTGGTCCGCCCCGGcacccacctccacctcctcctcctccggcgtcgGCGGTCCCGTGATCGGCCGACTCGACCTCTCCACCCacatcgtcgccgccgcgcccttcGGGGGCCcgatcgccgccgtccgcgaCGACTCTAAGATCGTGCAGCTCCACTCCgagccctcccgccgccgcctcctcctcttctcctcctcgggcCACCCCATCGCCTCTGCGCCCTGGCCGCCCATGCTTCCCCGCCTCCACTCGCTCGCCTTCTCCAGCTCCCTCAGCCTCCTCGGCCTCATCTCAGATGGCTCTCTCCTCCGCTTCCGCCTCCCCGATCTACAGCCCAGCCCTAGCTCCAGCCCCATGCCCCTACTACCTCCGGCCTCTGGAGGCGTCGCTGACGCTGTATTCTGGGGCGGCGGTGTAGCCATCCTCACAGAGGACAACCGCGTCGTGGTCGCCACGGACATAGAGGCCGACGACCCACACCCCCGTGACCTCGCCGACCCAGGCGTCGGTGATGAGGAGCATGTTCTGTGCATGGCCGTGGTGGAACCGCAATTTGTCATGTCAGGGAGCCCAGAGGTGCTGCTTGCGGTTGGCGACCGGGTGGTCGCGGTAGATGAGGATGGCGTGCAGGTGCTCGGGGAGGAGCTGGAAATTGGACCTGTGCAGAAAATGGCAGTGTCACCCAACGGAAAGCTTCTTGCAGCATTTGCACATGATGGGCGCCTGCTCGTAATCCCCACTGATTTCTCCAGGATCATATTCGAGTATGAGTGCGATGTGAGTTTTATAGCTCTGCTGACTGCTTGTCCAAGCTTATATTCTTTGCTTTTGCTGGGCTCCAATCATTAATGTGGCAGATATAGCTTTAAAAACAGATAGTTCATCAAGATATTTAGACCagtttggagtttggactgTGGCTGACTGAATAGATAGGGAGGTTTTAGCTGATGCACTGCATAAGAATCGCACTTAATATGTTAAACTTTTCTTTGCTAGTTTATGTTCTGCTATCCTGTGTCTGAGAAGCAACAGTGTATATCTCTTATTGAAGGGTCACCAATGGACAGTAAGCAGATAGCTGTGTCTATGTTCAACAGTTTGTTTAATCGCAAATATTGGAAGCACTTAAATTTCTGTTGCCTTCCTCGACCTCTGCTTCAGAAGGTGTCTATGATGAATAGTGCCATAGGTTTTCAATGATAAATAGTTCCATAGTTGTTCAGTACTAGGCTCACACCTAGGACCTAACAGCAGCCTAACAACAGAAAAATACAGCTGTATCTGGAACTAAAATTCTCCTTTTAaagtttatttcttttttgtcCTAGCTTTGCATTTGGAACTTGATTTGTGTATTTTAAGCAATAGAGAAAGGGTTATGAAATAGTGCTCTAGGTATGAATGCTTGTGCCATTTTATGTTCTGTTGCGCATGTTATTTTAATAAACTGTTCATTAgttaacttatttttttcttttcttttggttatCCCATAGTCAGCGTTGCCACCGGAACAAATAGCTTGGTGTGGACTGGACAGTGTACTCCTCTACTGGCCTGAAGTGCTTTTGATGGTCGGTCCAAATGGAGATCCTGTGCAGTATAATTATGATGAACCCATAAAACTCATTCCTGAGTGCGATGGTGTAAGAATCCTCTCAAACTCAAGTATGGAATTTCTACATCGAGTCCCGGACTGTACTACATTAATTTTCGGCATTGGAAGCATGTCCCCAGCAGCATTATTGTATGATGCTCGAGATCACTATGACAGGCAAAGTGCTAAGGTACTGTTAATAATCCATGGGACTTTTGTAGCTCCGTTTCACATGTGGATAAATTCTGAATGAAGTTAAACATCATTTTATTGTTGTAGCTTGTTTATCTTGTAGTACTAGTATTCAGTTATACACCAGTTGCTAGCTTAGTGATCAGGACCTTTGGCATACTACTGTTTTATCCACTAAATACATGTTGTATGAGCTAGATTGAGATCCAAGGCTAAGTTGTTTTACATGCATGGACAAGAAGTTGGGAAAGGCCTGTGTTGCTAATTTTTATTATGAAGACAATGTTCTGTCTGACCATTTTGTTCTCCCCTCTTCCACCTCCCAGTCCCCCACACAAGATGACAGAATAAAACTGCAAGAAACAGCTTTGTATTCGCACAAAAATATGGATTGCCAGGGTGGCCTTGAGGGCAGCTCCCACATAAACTGTTAAACAAATCGGGAAATGACTCCTTTCTTAACTAAACTGCCAATGAGCCATTGTCAAGATAAAGAGTTCTTATCTATTCATTGTTCAGTTCTCTCAACTTATATCATTGAAGTTGGTTTTCTGTGGTAGACCACAGTATGTGCAGCCCTTAGTAGTATATGACAAGGTCGCCAAGAAAGGAGGCGTGTGTTCCAAGTGTGGTCTATTGATGCACTAAAGATGTGCTCTTATATTCTAAATTTCTAATCTATTTTGCTGGTTGGGTCTGTAGTATCAGAGTTTTGCCGCACAAgttagtgtgtgtgtgtgtgtgtgtgtgtggtacATCTTGACATGTTTTCTTATGCTTCATATTATGGCTCTCCACACATGCTACATGCAAATTATATCAAAGTTTATTAACATCTAAAGTAGACAAGTACCACTTATCTCATATCTTGAAAACCAGAAATGGGACATTAACAATAATCCACACTTGCAGGCTTATGACAACTATCAGCTAATATCATCTTCATTGCCTGAGGCAATTGAGGCTTGCATTGATGCTGCTGGCCATGAGTTTGATGTTTCACGCCAACGCACATTGCTAAGAGCTGCTACTTATGGCCTAGCTTTCTGCAGGTTGATTTTTCTGCTTTTAGGATGATATATTTGTGCACTCTATTactactgttttttttttgcttattTGTAAGTAAtcatgtttgttttttttcttttataccTCTACTAATCTTAAGCTGTTGATTGGagaataagttttttttttgtgcaacGATTGGAGAATAAGTTGTATCCTTGATTAGTACACAATTTAAATTTCAAGTGGTTTTATATAAAGTATAGCACTACTATTTCTTTCAATGTCTATTGTTATGGTAGCATGTAGAATAATACCCATGCAACAGATAACTAGTGTCTGTACTCTCCAAGTTTGTATGAATGGATGGGATCACTGGATTAGGTCACGGTGTACCAGTTGAAAAGTGATAGTTATGTTAAAGCTTGTTCTCcaatgtttgatttttttttagtataatttagttcaGCAAAGGTCAAGGTTAAGCCCGAAAGCTTCTTTTAAGCCCAAGAATTGGCTAATTGTGGAACTACAGTAAACAGCTTAGCTTCATAACTGGAGTAAAAGTGTTATGTAAGCAATTTTGTGAATTCAAGCTCCTACTTATCATTGAAGTCATGTGAGCTACCACTTACCAAAATTATGCAATTTATTCCTTACAAGACTCCCAGATGAGATTCCCAATTTCAGACAGTGGGAACTTGGGCTAGGCCCTGAATAGGCGCAGACAAAGCAAGTGATGCTAGATAGATTTCTTTTCTTGAACAGAATTGCAACATTAGTTGAGGTGTAAAAAAGCTGGATATTCATATGAGAAGATAGCTGAGTACTCGACTTTTGCTAATGTGGGGAAAAACTTTGTGTGTCAGGGATACCGATTGCTTTTTCCTCCACAATATATGCTTATCCACTTACcaattttgtttttcttattgCCTACCTGGTAGCTTGCTTATTCGTTCAGATTGTGTGACTAATTGAACAAATTAGCTCAAATAGATCGTAGATAATGTGGCTGTTTCTGACCCCATCTTTGTTGATCAGTCGACCATATGCTTCTTGGTTAACAACAATTGCTGTTATACTGCATGCCATGTCTTCTAAGTACGACTGTACTTTATACACTACTGCTACTCTGGTACTGCATCTTGCAACATTGTAGTTTTATAGTCCAATTTATTTATTTCACCAAACTTTCAAATTAAACCAAACAGTATCTTTGGTCATTACTTTTACTCGTAATATTTTTTGAGTAGTGCTATTCCTCTGCATAGAATACTTTATTTCTGATATTTGAACTTGGCATTGATACCCAGTTGGCTTTGGCAGTCGTTTTCCACATGAACGCTTTCAAGAAATGTGTAAAATGTTGCGAGTTCTAAATGCTGTTCGTGATCCTGAGATTGGGATGCCACTGACCATTCAGCAGTACAAGGTTTGTGATACCCTCCATTCTTTAATGAACCTTATATTACCATTGATACCTTTTATGTCTTAATACAGTCATcttttctgttgttttctttagTTGCTTACCGCACCAGTGCTCATTGGACGTCTCATTAATGCTAATCAGCACCTTTTGGCACTTCGCATTTCTGAGTACCTTAACCTGAATCCGGTAACCccctatttcttctctttatGTTTTGTTATCTGGAAAAATTGCTTTATTGCGGGCAAGTACTGTGCCTTTGCCTTCCACAATAAACTCAGAAGCACAAGTTGCCCACTGTTAGTTCCAAGCATTACATAACCTTGTTCTAAATTACTTTTCATGTGCAACAAAATTACTTTCAGATAAATTAAATCATTTACTCCTAGTTGTTATTTTTAATGAGAGTGACATGTGCATTGCTTTTCCATAGATTTTACTTGATAAAGTAATATCATTTGGATTTACACCTCAAACCTTTTATAGGAGGTTGTGATAATGCATTGGGCATGTGAAAAGATTACGGCATCAGCATCTCTTCCAGATACAGTCCTTCTTGAGGGCTTGCTTGATAAGGTTTGTGTTTACTATAGTCAGGCTTACACCTTGATACTTTTACCTGGTAAATGCATACGCTACTGCAGGTCTTCAGTTATGTCTCCTTGTTTTACATCATTGCATGTTCTTTCTATTGCAGCTCAGGTTATGTAAAGGGATATCATATGCTGCAGTGGCAGCTCATGCCGATAACTGTGCCCGGCGGAGGTTGGCTGCAATGCTTGTTGATCATGAGTCACAATCCTCAAAGCAGGCAAGTTTTCTTTTGTGCTGGTGACTCAGGTAGATATGATGCAACTGATTGATTGAGGAGTGGGGCATAAATATGATATTCCCCAGTAAACGAAAATGAAAAGAAACTAAGTGAAGAATATGGTTTTGTCATAATTATGTCCTAATTATATAGGTGTTGAGGTATTTTTGGGTACATCATAAACGAAATTGTCTAGATAAACTGCGAAGTGTCTTTCTGGTTTGCAGAAGGAAGTGGTAACCTGATTAGGATGTGGAAATTGAACTAATAGTTCTGATATATGAGAACCTTTTGTAGAAATTCTTATACTCAATTAGGTTGATGATATGCTTGCCTTCTATCTGAGTGAGATTTTCTGGCTTCTGAGCCTGTGATAGCTTTAGCTGGTTTTGTATTTTCGTAGATGCTAATAGGCCATGACTCTGCAGGATATGCTATATCTTTAGTAATTACGGGAAATCTAGCATGCttaaataacaaaaaaaagggaaagagtTACTGCATATCTAGTAGGAAAGGATGGGCATTTAAAATCATCTGAGTGGTTTCACCTTCACAGATTCCTTTGTTGCTAAGCATTGATGAACAAGACAAAGCATTATCAAAGGCAATTGAAAGCGGTGATACTGATCTTGTGTACCTTGTGCTATTCCATATCTGGCAGAAGGTAGCTATAGAGAAGGTAAATTCCTCAGTCCTCTTTAAAAGATTAATATTTCCGGTTAAGATACAGCTGTTAGTAATTTTTTCAAGGATCCAACATCAAGTATGAATAATTGCTAATTTGTAAGTTTTATCCTTGTGAAACTAAACTTTGGGAAGCATAACTGAAAGTGCTCCCTATCAAGTGTTGTATTAGTGTTAATGTTCTGTGATGACTATACATTTTACAGAAAGCTCATTTGGATTTTTTCGGTGTAATTAATGCGAGGCCTGTGGCTAGAGATTTGTTTATAGCATATGCAAGGTGATGCATTTTTCCTGTTTACTGTTGCTACTTCAACTGTATACATCTGTTTCCATGCAGTTCAGTATCTCTAGTTTGCTTTCAGACATTCGAAGCATGAAGATTTGAAAGACTTCTTTTTATCGACTGGGAGACTTCAAGTAGGTTGCATATACAGTAATCTGCCAGTTCTTTTATCTGATTCTTTAACACATGAATGCCGTCCAAATTATTTGCAAATCAGTAGTATGCTATTCTGCCTTTTTATTGTACACTCTAGCTGTTAATTCTATCATCCAGATAAATTTAATACATCATAAGTGCGGGATTTACTAGGTTAAATTTACTTTTGCATTTCAATTGCCTAAGCTATTGAGAACTATTGCAGGATGCCGCCTTTCTTATGTTGAAGGAATCGAGTGAATTGGAAAAGAATCCCATGGCAAGCAAGGGATCTCATCTCCAGCAAGTGAGGCTAATTGAGCAGGCCCATAGACTTTTTGCTGAGACAAAGGAACATGTTTTTGAATCCAAAGCTTCTGAAGAGCATGCTAAATTGCTAAGGTATTTGAGGATGTGACGTGACATTGAATTTGTCATGTGAGGATATACTGCTTCTTTCCTGGGATTCAAATGATGAAGAATTTACAACAATTTGGTTTTTAGCAAGGTTAATGGCTTAAATAAGAAATCTAAATCATGTGATGCAACTTAAAACTGTGGGGGTATTGCATGTCTCAAAGCTTATTTGATATTTTGCTTATCAATCTAATCAGCATGAAACATATATTTCCTCCGTTCTTCAGGCTATTCTGTCACTTGTCAGCTCACAAGCCTTAGTCATATGCAACTTCATGCATAAAAATTGGTCTTTGAGTAACCTGCAACTGGCTAATGCTTAGTGTTCTATTAAGACCGTTTTCTTCATTGTTTTCTTGGTGAATAAGGCAAGGTGCTAGATCCATATAGATTGAACTTCATCATGAAAATTTGGAGAGATGTGGCTGTGATTTACTGAACTCCTTGCTGTAGATCTAGGGTGAAACCATGTGCAGACTCCTGCTTAATAGTTATGTCTTAGTCACTCTGTTTACTTCTTTTCATTCCAGATCACAGCATGAACTGGAAGTTTCCACAAAGCAGGCGATATTTATGGGTTCTAGTGTTAGTGATACAATCAAAACCTGTATTGCAATGGGAAATGAGCGAGCTGCACTCAAAGTGAAGTCAGAATTCAAGGTATTCAGATGACCTGGAAACATATGGACCTGTTCCATTAATTTGTAGTTTAGTCTTTCTGACGGTCCTGTTTCTGCACAGGTTCCTGATAAGAGGTGGTACTGGCTTAAAACATGTGCTTTAGCTACAGTTGGAAACTGGGATGCTTTGGAAAAGTTTTCAAGAGAGAGAAGACCACCAGGAGGTGAGTTTGTACATATGACTTTGTTTCATGAAAGTTGAGCTTAAATGGAATTGATATTTAAATTCATACTTCTATGGGTGTGAGCAAGTTCATCATTACCCTACACAAAAGATTCGTTCTTGCAAAGTAGCACTTTTATGCCAActagatttttttcttttgttctg encodes the following:
- the LOC117854976 gene encoding protein VACUOLELESS1; translated protein: MSSSVSVAAEWDLLSDRFYRRLTLYSPLPWSAPAPTSTSSSSGVGGPVIGRLDLSTHIVAAAPFGGPIAAVRDDSKIVQLHSEPSRRRLLLFSSSGHPIASAPWPPMLPRLHSLAFSSSLSLLGLISDGSLLRFRLPDLQPSPSSSPMPLLPPASGGVADAVFWGGGVAILTEDNRVVVATDIEADDPHPRDLADPGVGDEEHVLCMAVVEPQFVMSGSPEVLLAVGDRVVAVDEDGVQVLGEELEIGPVQKMAVSPNGKLLAAFAHDGRLLVIPTDFSRIIFEYECDSALPPEQIAWCGLDSVLLYWPEVLLMVGPNGDPVQYNYDEPIKLIPECDGVRILSNSSMEFLHRVPDCTTLIFGIGSMSPAALLYDARDHYDRQSAKAYDNYQLISSSLPEAIEACIDAAGHEFDVSRQRTLLRAATYGLAFCSRFPHERFQEMCKMLRVLNAVRDPEIGMPLTIQQYKLLTAPVLIGRLINANQHLLALRISEYLNLNPEVVIMHWACEKITASASLPDTVLLEGLLDKLRLCKGISYAAVAAHADNCARRRLAAMLVDHESQSSKQIPLLLSIDEQDKALSKAIESGDTDLVYLVLFHIWQKVAIEKKAHLDFFGVINARPVARDLFIAYARHSKHEDLKDFFLSTGRLQDAAFLMLKESSELEKNPMASKGSHLQQVRLIEQAHRLFAETKEHVFESKASEEHAKLLRSQHELEVSTKQAIFMGSSVSDTIKTCIAMGNERAALKVKSEFKVPDKRWYWLKTCALATVGNWDALEKFSRERRPPGGYKPFVEACIDAGQKTEALKYIPKLTDPRERSEAYARMGMAKEAADAASQAKDSDELFGRLKITLAQNSAAASIFDTLRDRLSFQGAY